A window from Populus trichocarpa isolate Nisqually-1 chromosome 3, P.trichocarpa_v4.1, whole genome shotgun sequence encodes these proteins:
- the LOC7461958 gene encoding RING-H2 finger protein ATL3, translating to MGRLDDTATVEIAGKIMIIAIIVLFLVVVFVIFLHLYAKWFWWRVEEPTQPQQSRRRQRRRFVFTPGQDPVRRGLDLSIRRSLPVVIFQSKDFPDGLECAVCLSDVVEGEKARLLPKCNHGFHHDCIDMWFQSHSTCPLCRSSVAPQAQGSSGNNNLNDLELNIQSPEEILISGYSMESPDFPTNVLFWGDQTQVSTGGGSLEEGPSSASSAPSSSSSAGGGHDEPLVIDVPVHITDSLAEDQETKLPTPARLRSLKRLLSREKRVPPNCSNGPVDV from the coding sequence ATGGGAAGATTAGATGACACAGCAACAGTTGAAATAGCAGGCAAGATTATGATTATAGCAATTATAGTTCTATTCTTGGTGGTGGTTTTTGTTatctttcttcatctttatgCAAAATGGTTTTGGTGGCGCGTTGAAGAGCCCACTCAACCTCAACAATCTCGCCGCCGCCAACGCCGCCGCTTTGTCTTTACCCCTGGTCAAGACCCAGTGAGAAGAGGGCTAGACCTCTCTATACGAAGATCCTTACCAGTAGTGATTTTCCAGTCTAAAGATTTCCCGGATGGACTAGAATGTGCTGTTTGCTTATCTGATGTTGTAGAGGGAGAGAAGGCCAGGTTGTTGCCTAAATGCAACCATGGATTCCATCATGATTGTATTGACATGTGGTTCCAGTCTCATTCTACTTGTCCTCTCTGTAGAAGCTCAGTAGCACCACAAGCTCAAGGCTCTAGTGGTAACAATAACCTCAATGATTTGGAGCTGAATATTCAGTCTCCAGAGGAAATTTTGATTTCTGGGTATTCAATGGAATCTCCAGATTTTCCTACAAACGTGTTGTTTTGGGGGGATCAGACTCAAGTAAGCACTGGTGGTGGTTCCTTGGAAGAAGGACCTTCTTCAGCTTCTTCtgcaccatcatcatcatcttcagcTGGTGGGGGGCATGATGAGCCGCTTGTTATTGATGTTCCTGTGCATATTACCGATAGTCTTGCTGAGGATCAGGAAACCAAGTTGCCAACGCCTGCGCGGCTGAGGTCATTGAAGAGACTCTTGAGCAGGGAGAAGAGGGTACCTCCTAATTGTTCCAATGGTCCTGTTGATGTTTAA
- the LOC7461957 gene encoding uncharacterized protein LOC7461957, with translation MNNSPMYQNYEASEHGAYEFDPQVDFTQFLEEARQHAREMNLQSILPHPESGKERVEVEKKNRRSWKHSLLKWWNAEKKTKPIVEATNSSNISNPRKGHVSGPIYGSGRGVEIRYRRQTSGPLTNLFNRSKSVENENRYVCLDQLNNPQGVKAYGPVYLVT, from the exons ATGAATAACTCTCCAATGTACCAAAACTACGAGGCAAGCGAGCATGGTGCTTACGAGTTTGATCCTCAAGTTGACTTTACACAG TTCTTGGAAGAAGCAAGACAACATGCAAGAGAAATGAATCTGCAGTCAATTTTACCACATCCAGAATCTGGAAAAGAAAGAGTGGAAGTAGAGAAAAAGAACAGGAGGTCCTGGAAACACTCTCTCCTCAAATGGTGGAATGCTGAGAAAAAGACCAAGCCTATCGTAGAAGCAACAAATAGCTCTAACATTTCAAATCCAAGAAAGGGTCATGTTTCCGGTCCTATATATGGAAGTGGCAGAGGAGTTGAAATCAGGTATCGGCGACAAACATCTGGGCCGCTGACTAATCTTTTCAACCGTTCCAAGAGCGTGGAGAACGAGAACCGTTATGTGTGTCTTGACCAACTTAACAATCCCCAAGGTGTCAAGGCCTATGGACCTGTTTACCTGGTAACTTAG